From the genome of Rhodomicrobium lacus:
CAACGCTGCATCAACTGCTCGATGTGGCGCTGCTGGAATACATCCCCTTTATCGTGCTGATCGGCTCGCTTTACATCATCGCGGGCGGCATCTGGCTCGGCGGCAGCCTCAGCGGGTCGCCCGGCCAGAACACGGCGATCATGGCCGCCGGAACGGGCATCGCAAGTTTCGTCGGAACGACCGGCGCTGCGATGATCTTCATCCGCCCGCTGATGCGCGCGAATCGCAGCCGGACGCATCAGGCTCATCTCGTGATCTTCTTCATCTTCCTCGTCTGCAACGTCGGAGGCGCGTTGACCCCGCTCGGCGATCCCCCGCTCTTCCTCGGCTATCTGAAGGGCGTGCCGTTTTCCTGGCCGTTCCAGCATCTGTGGCCGCATACGCTTCTGCTCGCGGCCATTCTTCTCGGCTGGTTCTATCTGATCGACCGCCGCTATTACAAAACCGAGACGCCGCGCGAGCACCGGCTCGGCGGCGAGGGCCTGAAGATCTGGGGCGTGGTGAACCTGCCGCTGATCGCGGGCGTGGTGTTCGCGGTTGCGGCAAGCGGCACGACCTTTATCGGACCTGTCGACATCGCGGGTGTCGAGGTGCGCGGCGAAAGCCTTGTGCGCGACGCGGCGCTTGTCGCCCTCGCCTTCTTGTCGTTGGCGCTGACCCCGCTCAAGGCGCGCCGACAGAACGAATTCAGCTGGGGCCCCGTTATCGAGGTGGCGAAACTGTTCGCTGCGATCTTCGTGACCATCGTGCCGGCGATTGCCATCCTGAAGGCGGGCGAGCACGGTGCGGCTGCGCCGTTGTTCGCCGCCCTCGGCACCGCCGACGCTCCGAATCACATCGCCTATTTCTGGCTGAC
Proteins encoded in this window:
- a CDS encoding sodium:proton antiporter — translated: MIMSFRSLRLGIAALAVLTGSTPAMAAGPSPDGAGLSLLWCLPFAGVLLSLALLPMIAPHFWHRRQGLVALVWGLLFLVPFAGAFGLSATLHQLLDVALLEYIPFIVLIGSLYIIAGGIWLGGSLSGSPGQNTAIMAAGTGIASFVGTTGAAMIFIRPLMRANRSRTHQAHLVIFFIFLVCNVGGALTPLGDPPLFLGYLKGVPFSWPFQHLWPHTLLLAAILLGWFYLIDRRYYKTETPREHRLGGEGLKIWGVVNLPLIAGVVFAVAASGTTFIGPVDIAGVEVRGESLVRDAALVALAFLSLALTPLKARRQNEFSWGPVIEVAKLFAAIFVTIVPAIAILKAGEHGAAAPLFAALGTADAPNHIAYFWLTGLLSSFLDNAPAYLVFFNAAGGDAAALSGPLASTLAAISAGAVFMGALTYIGNAPNFMVRAIAEHQGVKMPSFFGFMVWSGAFMIPPLLLMTALFFAG